Sequence from the Besnoitia besnoiti strain Bb-Ger1 chromosome Unknown contig00014, whole genome shotgun sequence genome:
CTTGAGCGAGGGGAGCTTCAGTGGGTGCCCCCCGCTTGTTGAGACGAGCTAGCGCTCCTCTAGCCAGTCCACGGGTAAACATCGCATCCCCATTTGTGTCTTTTTGGGGGCCGTTGCGATTCCTAGTTCGATGGTTCTCTACCGTCCGAGGGGGTGGGGCAGAAACAGCTTCGGCTGCTTCTGCGTAAGGGAATGAATGCCAGATACCTGTCAGCTAGATACCGACGTCCCCACCACCAGTGTCCTTTTGTTGAGCCACTTTAAACGCTTCAGACAAGCGTTTTCCGTTCTTGCGTTCCCGCGTCAACAGCCCTACGCAGGTACCCTAGGCTTGCAAAATCGTTTGTTCCGTGCGAATGGTGGACTTATCCGACGGTGTTATTCTTAAAAAGTAGGGGCCGCGTCACGCAGCGGTGCTGGATGTTACCAAGCGCCAGACTGAGAGCCACTCTAGAGCTGTGCTCTTTCGTCAATTTCTATGCTCGAGACACGGTCGCGTGACTGCGCGAACCAGATACGAGAGACTGGCGATGAGGATCATCGGTACATGGGGCCTGCGGGCCTCGTGGAGCACACCTAAAGCTTCATGGCGTCACCTGAACCAGAAAACAATCTGGCAACCATGCACACACTGCGTATCGCGAGTGTGTTCTCAGCTACTTCCCTCAGTTCGATAGAGAATATGTGCCTAACACACGTGCATCTACTAAAACGTATTGACCGTTCCCGGCGCCGGAATGCCCACGAGGAGAAGCCGACAATGCAAGTACCACGCGATGGAATGGAAAACCATTTGGCACTGAAGTGAGCTCACAAAGCAGCCTCGGCGATGACATCACGGATACTATTGGGGACTGCCGCACACTTCTCAAAAAACTCGTTTGACAGTTGGCGCTTTGACTGATGATATGACACTACCTCTTGCGCTACCTCGTCAAACTGACGGCTTGGGCACCATATCTGAGCGAGCACGATGGCGAAGGTAACCTCGCTCGTCAAAGCAGTATCCGCTGCCGCATCCACGTCTTCGTTACTGTCTCTCAGTGCCCCGGTGCTGGTCTGTGGTGGACGTTGGTCAGCAGCGGTAGCGGCACCGACGGAAAGCGCAGGGGCAGGCTCAGAAGGAAACTGCGCCTGCACATGAACTGCACCGTTGCTGCTGACAAACACCGTGTCGATGCTAATGCGTCCACGTGCAGCTCGCGTGTTGAACGACACCATTTTTGCCTCGTTCACCTGCTTTGTCAggcagagccgcgcctcATGCAAAGGTCCCCGCCCGGGAGTTTCGGTAGCCGCTTCCACCGCCATGTCGATCAGAACCTCTCGGAGCGTTTTCAGTAGAAGCCGACGCATGAATACATTGGGAATAATGGCAGGATCTGAGTATGTGCTCGGGCACCAGATGCCACTGGCTTTTTTAAGCATCATCAAATCTAAGGGAATTCCATATGCTGAGAGTCCTGATGTCGCAGCTCTGATCATATTCATCGCTTGCACTGTTTCCTTCTTGACTGAGTCGCTCACACCCGTCGGCCCAACGACAATGGGGAAGGCCTCAAGGAGGGTCTCAGGCCCACTGTTGAGACTCTCGAGTTTATACAGTACACTGCCATACGGAGTGAGACCCACAAAGTCGCCTCTTTTCACAACAGTGGCAACTTTAGTGATTCTAGATTTCAAGGGTACGCTGACTGCTTGAGGAAACAACTTGTTGATAATGGCTGTAATCTCTACAGGCTGCTCTTCCGGCGACCCGCCactcgagcggcggcgcacaaCGAAAGACGCTACAATGTCGCATCCATACGTAACCTGGTCTTCCATTTTCCACTGTGTCCGGACCAAGGCACCCATCCTGTTCACCATCTTTGCGAACAGTCTCCTCCAAACGAAACGGACCGAGGCGGCAACCACCTTGCGTCCAATCCAGCGACCGGCCTTCCCAACGAGACGACGTGCATGACGGAACGGCTTCGCCAAAAAAGTGCGAGCCCTTCGTAGCAGATGCTGACGGGTGCCCGGATGAGGCTTTTGTGCCAGAGTCGACGGCGGAGctccctctgcagcagctccacCTGGTGACAAAGTAGTAGGTTCCTCAGACTGGTGACCGGTGACTGGCTGTAACTCTGGTTCCAACGGCGAAACGCCCGGAACGTCATCTGGGGACGGCGCTGTCGTTGGTGAAATCCGAAACGCCTCTGTGAACAATGGTGCGCTTTGGAGAAGGGTACGTGTGATTTCACTTGTCTGCTGCGTATCTCTGGGTGCTCTCCAACGCTGCAGACAGCCACGATCCCCTGTCTGCAGGAAGACAAGTATGAGAAACACTGAAAAACGAGACATTCTCGCAAGGAAATCGTATTCCGGGCCCCTGGTATTCTATGCAAAAAATAGAACAGAAGCCGCAGCACAGGCGAAAATTAACAGGCGAAATCAATCGAAATCGAGAACTACAGCGTCACGGGGGAGTGTTCTGGTCACGAGCACCCGGTGACTCAGGTCGGCGAGACAGAGTTCCTCGTTGCTGGCTAGCTGCCTGCCACCCGTCACGGAGGCACACGGTAACATTCCAGCGCACGCACGAAACCTGAATCTCCGTGCCGGAGTGACCCGAAGTGATCTCCTGATTCTCGATAAGGCGGCAAGCGCAACAATGTGAGAGTCATTTCGGCACTTTGTTCGTTGAAATGAACAACGCAGCAGATAACTCTCACTTCTTCCAGGTtcacacacatgcacacgcaCAAGTACCAGTTCTCAGAGGTGTCGTGAAAACCTGCACACGATCCTTGTCTTGGCGTTTGTGACTCCATGCGAAGGCACATGGCCAAAAGTGATAATCGCGCTAGTGCAATCTGCTCCAGTGTGGTGGCGAGCACGCTGGATGCCACACCCTGCATGTGACAATAAACTCATCAGCGCTACTACTACATAGGTGCGAATAGTGGCTTCCATGGGAGCGACACGGCTGGTATGCATGCTAACGCCAATGCTACGCAGGCAGTGATGCTAGAACTGATTCAATGCCCTCGTACGCCGTGGGGACTGGCTCCATTTGGAGACACATTTGGCACCGAGGACTGGCGATAACTCGCGTCAACGGCCTTTTCAAGCATCAGGAGCATACAGCGACTCAGCACTTCTGTGGCGGGGAAATGCCCGCATCAGGAGTGCCAACACAAGTCGATCGGTGCAATAGAAGAACGCTTCCAGCGGTCCCCCAAGCTTCTTGGGTGCATCTGCCGCTTGATTACCTTCAGTACGAGAATGCAGTGATGCGCAGTGATCTAACGCACGTGCTAGTCTTGTTCAACGACAGACGCCTCGCAGACGCCCGGATGTTTGAAGCACTGCTTCCATACAGGGTCTCAAAACCGGCGAACCGGATCTACCGTGTCAAACACGTAGACTGTCGGCACTGTGCACGGATTTCTACCACGTTACGTGCAGCTCACTCTGCTTGACTTGTCAACTATATCGATCTGCTCCTACGCAATATTTCGCACTCTGACTACGCTTCCGGGAAATCGATATGAGTGTAGTACCTGCGGGATGCACCCTACCAGGTGACGGGTCAATTTCGTAGGTCTGCACCTTCTCAACCTTTTCAGCATTTAATTAGAGCAGATGCGGGCTGCACGTAACGAGAGGGGGACGCAGTACTTCTCCACGCCAGACACTGCGAGTTGCGTGGAAAGAAACTGACACAACAGTGCATATGCTGCGTGCTATGATCCCGAAATAGTTGCTTGCAGCAAACTCCGCACCGACTGCGTGACAATGTCAGTCTCCACAACGCAACTTTTGCCCGCTGATCGAAGAACAACTACAGCACACGTACACACGAAAAGCATGCTGGAAAACCGATTGACAGCTCCAAATGCTGGACCCCattccgctgcctcgtcaCGCAAGATGCCTGCTGCAAAAGCACCTTCCCAAGTTCATTGAAGTCTCAGAATGCCCCTTCGATGACCAAAATTTTTACACGATCAGGCATTGCTGGACATGCTGAGAAAAATTCCTCTGGAAGCTCACGCTTAAGTCGGTGGTGTATGCGTACTTCCTGCGCCACCGCGTCGAGGCTGCTTGCTGAACACCATATCTGAGCGAAGACGATGGCGAACAAGACGTCGTCACTTAGAGGAGTTTCCGTCTCAGAGGTTGACAaatcttcttcttcttctggaCTGAAGGAGCCAGGAGACTTCATTTGGGTACTCGCTTCCAAACCGGTAGCCGCCGAAGACGGGACAGCTAGGGTTGAGAGAGTTTGCGGAGGTGGCAGGTGAACTGAGCCGTCTGCGGTGACCAGCAAAGTGTCAACGCTAATACTTCCACGTCGTGGGAAATTTTCCGAAGTTTTCGACTTTACCTTGTAGACCTGGTTTGTCAAGCAGACACGCAGCTGGTAGAGACGCGTCTCTACATCTGCTGAATCAGCCGCCATGTTGTTAAGCACTTCTCGGAGCGTCGTATATGGAAGCCGACGCATGAATACGTTCGGAACAAAACCTGCACCAACGCTGCCGCGGGGGCACCAGACGCCACTGACATTCTTCAGCCTCAGCAGATCTACAAGCACTCCAGTTTCTGAAGACAAAGCTGCAGTTTTGATCATTTCCATCGCCTGCGTAATCTCCTGTTTCTCCGTGGCGCTCGCTTGGGATGATCTTGTTGCAATGGGGAGGGCTTCCAGCAGAGTAAACGGGGATTCGCTTTGATCCTTAAGTGTGAATAGGACACTTCCATAGGAGGAGAAGCTTGCAAAATcccctctctgcgcagcaATCGCATCTTTAGTCACGAGCGACATGAAGTGAACATTCCGCCCCTGTGGGAGCAGTGTCTTGACCAGCATCGATCGCTCTGGAGACTGACCCTCTTGCAAG
This genomic interval carries:
- a CDS encoding uncharacterized protein (encoded by transcript BESB_025190); the encoded protein is MVNRMGALVRTQWKMEDQVTYGCDIVASFVVRRRSSGGSPEEQPVEITAIINKLFPQAVSVPLKSRITKVATVVKRGDFVGLTPYGSVLYKLESLNSGPETLLEAFPIVVGPTGVSDSVKKETVQAMNMIRAATSGLSAYGIPLDLMMLKKASGIWCPSTYSDPAIIPNVFMRRLLLKTLREVLIDMAVEAATETPGRGPLHEARLCLTKQVNEAKMVSFNTRAARGRISIDTVFVSSNGAVHVQAQFPSEPAPALSVGAATAADQRPPQTSTGALRDSNEDVDAAADTALTSEVTFAIVLAQIWCPSRQFDEVAQEVVSYHQSKRQLSNEFFEKCAAVPNSIRDVIAEAAL
- a CDS encoding uncharacterized protein (encoded by transcript BESB_025200) gives rise to the protein MGVCSEVGYPALFWMAGRTDLDTELSADGPHANSIVFVEAVRYRSLSEPVLASPDENSEPGDLILTPTLSQEANGARRVLRNVGSYLLKPFRHAGRFLRGAGRFFHRKILAAPSRALWRRRLTTMINQLAAQMRLKLKPKLDVESTCVSVAPYLKQIYSTSSLQEGQSPERSMLVKTLLPQGRNVHFMSLVTKDAIAAQRGDFASFSSYGSVLFTLKDQSESPFTLLEALPIATRSSQASATEKQEITQAMEMIKTAALSSETGVLVDLLRLKNVSGVWCPRGSVGAGFVPNVFMRRLPYTTLREVLNNMAADSADVETRLYQLRVCLTNQVYKVKSKTSENFPRRGSISVDTLLVTADGSVHLPPPQTLSTLAVPSSAATGLEASTQMKSPGSFSPEEEEDLSTSETETPLSDDVLFAIVFAQIWCSASSLDAVAQEVRIHHRLKRELPEEFFSACPAMPDRVKILVIEGAF